The Nocardioides zeae genome includes the window TGCCCGAGGTGCAGGTCGCCGTGCACGCGCTGCACGGGCACCTCGTCGAGCTGGGCGACCCGGGCGAACAGGCGGTGCAGGCCCTCGGCGTGCGGCTCGAGCTCGGGGACGACGGCGAGGGCGGCCTCGAGGCGCGAGGTCATCGCGGCGGCGAGGCCGGCGGTGGCGTCACCGCGGCGTACCTCGACCGGGAAGTGCTGGGCGAGCGCGGCGTGCGTCTCGGCCAGGGCGACGCCCAGGCGGGCGGACTCCCCGGCGAAGTCACCGCCGACCTCGTCGGCGTGCAGGTCGGCCTCGGCGAAGAGGTTGCGGACGGAGGCCTGGGCGAGGTCCCACCCGTCGCTGGCCGTGCGGAGGAACTGCTGCAGCATCGCGAGCTGCACGACCCCGCCCTCGACCTCCACGTCGAGCCAGCCGAACAGCTCGGCGGCGTGGGGGGAGCCGGCGCGGGTGAGCACCTCGTGCACCTCGACGTCGGGGTTCACCCCCGGCGTGACCTTGCGGAAGATCTTCATGAGCGCGTCCTCGCCGAACATCACCGACGAGTTGGACTGCTCACCGCTGAACAGGCTGGCGCGGGCGTCGACCTCGAGGTCGTAGCCCGGCAGGCGGTGGAAGTCGAGGCCGCCGACGCGCCACGCACCCCCGGCCGCACCGTGCCCCGCGCGGTCGAACGCGACGAGCCAGGCGTGCAGGGCCACGCGGTCGTGGGGCGCGTCGTAGACGTGGGCGTACGACGCGGAACCGTCCGCGTCGGCCGGGAGGCCCGGCACGTCCCACCAGCCGACGAAGGCGTGGTCGAGGCGCTCCTGGTGGTCGCGGTAGCAGGACAGCGGCACCTGGTAGAGCTCGGTGGCCGCCTCGCCGCTGTCCGAGCCGCGGGCGTCGGTGTAGGTCACCTCGACGAGCTCGACGACCACGAGGGGGTCGTCGGCGCCCCCGGTGCCGCCCAGGTCGCCCACGCGGCGCACGTCGGTCACCGCGAACGGTCGGCCCTTGCCGCCGAACCAACGGGCGCGGGTGAGCAGGTCGGCCAGACGCTCCTCGACGGTGTGGGGCGCGTCGGTCGGAGGGCCGGTCGGCGGCGTGCTCGTCGGGTCGGGTGTCTCGCTCATGCGGAGCCTCCGGTCGTGGCGGAGTCGGTGGGCGTGATGCGGAACCAGTAGAAGCCGTAGCCGCCGAGGGTGAGCAGGTACGGCAGCTCGCCGATGCGGGGGAACGGCACGCCGCCGAGGGTCTCGACGAGGTCGCAGCCCTCGTAGCGGCGCAGGTCGAGCTCCACCGGCTGGGGGAAGCGCGACAGGTTGTTGACGCACAGCACCACGTCGCGCTGCCCGTCGGCGCCGACGTGCTCCCGCACGAACGACAGCACGCTCGGGTTCGACCCGCCGAGGTCGTGGAACTCGCCCAGGCCGAACGCCGGGTGGCCGCGGCGCACCTGCAGCAGGCGGCGCGTCCAGTGCAGGAGCGAGGAGGAGTTCTCGAGCTGCGACTCGACGTTGACGCTCTGGTAGCCGTAGACCGGGTCCTGCACGAGCGGGAGGAACAGCTTGCCGGGGTTGGCGACCGAGAAGCCCGCGTTGCGGTCGGGGGTCCACTGCATCGGGGTGCGCACGCCGTCGCGGTCACCGAGCCAGATGTTGTCGCCCATGCCGATCTCGTCGCCGTAGTAGAGCACCGGCGAGCCCGGCAGGGAGAGCAGCAGCGCGTTGAACAGCTCGAGACGGTTGATGTCGTTGTCGAGCAGCGGCGCCAGACGGCGGCGGATGCCGATGTTGGCCTTCATCCGCGGGTCCTGCGCGTACTCGGCCCACATGTAGTCGCGGTCCTCGTCCGTGACCATCTCGAGCGTCAGCTCGTCGTGGTTGCGCAGGAAGATGCCCCACTGGCAGTTGTCGGGGATCGCCGGCGTCTGCTCGAGGATCTCCGAGATGGGGAACCGCGACTCGCGGCGCA containing:
- a CDS encoding maltokinase N-terminal cap-like domain-containing protein, which encodes MSETPDPTSTPPTGPPTDAPHTVEERLADLLTRARWFGGKGRPFAVTDVRRVGDLGGTGGADDPLVVVELVEVTYTDARGSDSGEAATELYQVPLSCYRDHQERLDHAFVGWWDVPGLPADADGSASYAHVYDAPHDRVALHAWLVAFDRAGHGAAGGAWRVGGLDFHRLPGYDLEVDARASLFSGEQSNSSVMFGEDALMKIFRKVTPGVNPDVEVHEVLTRAGSPHAAELFGWLDVEVEGGVVQLAMLQQFLRTASDGWDLAQASVRNLFAEADLHADEVGGDFAGESARLGVALAETHAALAQHFPVEVRRGDATAGLAAAMTSRLEAALAVVPELEPHAEGLHRLFARVAQLDEVPVQRVHGDLHLGQTLRTTKGWKIVDFEGEPAKPLADRVRPDSVWRDVAGMLRSFDYAPRVAARTLEAPDEATARQRHHRAEEWAGHNRRAFLASYAGRGLTPAEEVLLSAYVADKAVYETVYETRNRPGWVGIPLAAIARIGAA